Proteins from a single region of Methanobrevibacter oralis:
- the comD gene encoding sulfopyruvate decarboxylase subunit alpha, with product MKMDSSEAIYNGLKDAGINFIVSVPCVNLSKLLNLIDEDKEITHIPVTREEEGIGICAGAYLGGMKPAILMQNSGLGNSINALKSLIELYKMPLIMIISHRGTEGENISGQVPMGISTPRILESMDFPFFTPGKPEGAYEAIRPSWELSCDKSKPVSILLEIKYW from the coding sequence ATTAAAATGGATAGTAGTGAAGCTATTTACAATGGACTTAAAGATGCTGGTATAAACTTTATTGTTAGTGTTCCTTGTGTAAATTTATCTAAATTACTAAATTTAATTGATGAAGATAAAGAAATAACACATATCCCTGTTACTCGTGAAGAAGAAGGAATTGGAATATGTGCAGGAGCATATCTTGGTGGTATGAAACCAGCAATTCTAATGCAAAATTCAGGGCTTGGAAACTCAATTAATGCACTTAAATCACTAATTGAATTGTATAAAATGCCACTTATTATGATTATTAGTCACAGAGGAACTGAAGGTGAAAATATTTCTGGACAAGTCCCTATGGGAATTTCAACCCCACGAATATTAGAATCAATGGATTTTCCATTTTTTACTCCGGGAAAACCTGAAGGTGCATACGAAGCTATTAGACCATCATGGGAATTATCTTGTGATAAATCTAAACCTGTTTCAATACTTTTAGAAATAAAATACTGGTGA
- the comE gene encoding sulfopyruvate decarboxylase subunit beta, whose amino-acid sequence MMRRDAIKKIMENIEDEVIVCNIGFPSRELYDIQDRVRNFYMIGSMGLASSIGLGLAISKADEKIVVIDGDGSLLMNMGSLVTIAANNPKNLTLIVINNGVYGSTGNQDTYAKDLNLVNIAKSSGFKNSYYFEDIDLKEVINSDGTNFIEIKCESGNSQAPIINLTPEFIKNRLMNNI is encoded by the coding sequence ATGATGAGAAGAGACGCAATTAAAAAAATAATGGAAAATATAGAAGATGAGGTAATTGTTTGTAATATTGGATTTCCATCAAGAGAATTATATGATATTCAAGATAGAGTGCGTAATTTTTATATGATCGGTTCAATGGGTCTTGCATCATCAATTGGATTAGGATTAGCTATTTCAAAGGCAGATGAAAAAATAGTTGTAATTGATGGAGATGGTTCACTTTTAATGAATATGGGATCTCTTGTAACAATAGCTGCAAACAATCCGAAAAATTTAACATTAATCGTAATAAACAATGGGGTTTATGGTTCAACTGGAAATCAAGATACATATGCAAAAGATTTAAATTTAGTTAATATTGCAAAAAGTTCTGGATTTAAAAATAGCTATTATTTTGAAGATATTGATTTAAAAGAGGTTATAAATAGTGATGGAACTAATTTTATAGAAATTAAGTGTGAATCCGGAAATTCACAAGCTCCTATAATAAATTTAACTCCAGAATTTATTAAAAATAGATTAATGAACAATATTTAA